A window from Malania oleifera isolate guangnan ecotype guangnan chromosome 7, ASM2987363v1, whole genome shotgun sequence encodes these proteins:
- the LOC131160900 gene encoding extensin-like: MSRELQAPFLLQPADHSSSLQIRPPSWNPSPAAPTPAAAKRFSSALVTAAAGSRLAPPPLLQPDHRPPQNQPRRAPFCNRRRPSYLTITIVSGHPQVAAPPSTAAENLHSHEHTTTDPNNTAAHCFHCCREPPPAAAQPTNQSPPATATLTSCTGNRWQQPLHLQDPAGSHHSSRLREPPPNLITAQPRELQAPFLLQPADHSSSLQIRPPSWNPSPAAPTPAAAKRFSPTLVTAAAGSRLAPPPLLQPDHRPPQNQPRRAPFCNRRRPSYLTITIVSGHPQVAAPPSTAAENLHSYEHTTTDPNNTAARCFHCCREPPPAAAQPTNQSPPATATLTSCTGNRWQQPLHLQDPAGSHHSSRLREPPPNLTTTQP, encoded by the exons CCGAGAACTGCAGGCCCCCTTTCTGCTCCAGCCAGCAGATCACTCCAGTAGTCTCCAGATCCGGCCACCTTCCTGGAACCCCTCTCCGGCCGCTCCAACACCAGCAGCAGCAAAGAGGTTCTCCTCTGCTCTAGTTACAGCTGCAGCAGGTTCACGGCTTGCTCCACCGCCCTTGCTCCAACCA GATCACCGACCACCTCAGAACCAACCCCGGCGAGCACCATTCTGCAACCGCCGGAGACCCAGCTACCTCACCATCACCATCGTCTCCGGCCACCCTCAGGTCGCTGCACCACCATCCACAGCTGCAGAGAATCTCCATTCTCACGAGCATACAACAACAGATCCGAACAACACAGCAGCCCACTGCTTCCACTGCTGCCGTGAGCCACCTCCTGCAGCCGCACAGCCCACGAACCAGAGTCCTCCGGCGACGGCCACCCTCACCTCATGCACAGGGAACCGCTGGCAACAGCCGCTACACCTTCAAGACCCAGCAGGCAGCCACCACAGCAGTCGTCTTCGGGAGCCACCGCCGAACCTCATAACCGCCCAGCC CCGAGAACTGCAGGCCCCCTTTCTGCTCCAGCCAGCAGATCACTCCAGTAGTCTCCAGATCCGGCCACCTTCCTGGAACCCCTCTCCGGCCGCTCCAACACCAGCAGCAGCAAAGAGGTTCTCCCCTACTCTAGTTACAGCTGCAGCAGGTTCACGGCTTGCTCCACCGCCCTTGCTCCAACCA GATCACCGACCACCTCAGAACCAACCCCGGCGAGCACCATTCTGCAACCGCCGGAGACCCAGCTACCTCACCATCACCATCGTCTCCGGCCACCCTCAGGTCGCTGCACCACCATCCACAGCTGCAGAGAATCTCCATTCTTACGAGCATACAACAACAGATCCGAACAACACAGCAGCCCGTTGCTTCCACTGCTGCCGTGAGCCACCTCCTGCAGCCGCACAGCCCACGAACCAGAGTCCTCCGGCGACGGCCACCCTCACCTCATGCACAGGGAACCGCTGGCAACAGCCGCTACACCTTCAAGACCCAGCAGGCAGCCACCACAGCAGTCGTCTTCGGGAGCCACCGCCGAACCTCACAACCACCCAGCCGTGA